In Notamacropus eugenii isolate mMacEug1 chromosome 1, mMacEug1.pri_v2, whole genome shotgun sequence, one genomic interval encodes:
- the ITPRIP gene encoding inositol 1,4,5-trisphosphate receptor-interacting protein gives MSAGIFRVCLVVVTAIINHPILFPWENATIPENEEEIIHKMKAHQEKMQLEQLRLEEEVARLEEEKEALKQAAEDGQQQNEGRLAWDLWSTLCMIIFLMIELWRQDYLDGIPPDSPGEEDDLHSPRITFQGINLPDKMTLFHFYERCIRGTTGDAIRTREFVEGFVDDLLEALRSVCNRDTDMEVEDFIGVGSMYENWRVDKPLLCDLFVPFTPPEPYRFRPEVWCTSKSVPLDLQGYGQIKVGWVNEDSVSCICGKTKLGEDLLCLLHSKNNKMRPTSEMEDLLCFKDSPFLDMDLVMKWFQTALTRAWQRISRKYEFDLTFGRLDTPGSLKIKFRSGKFILFNLIPVVQCEDSDLYFVSHFPRGRPAGAPASSTHWFLSFAVYERHFLKMITKALPENACHLSCLQIASFLLTKQNCFTGVSGLSNYHLKTALLHLLLARPASDWKSGHLESRLNDLLRFLEKSLLEKKLYHFFVGNQKIPDAMGIPEVFRRAEPLNLFCAFVLQRSLYQKTVDSFYDMLKNASTLISEYSLHIPADHSNSLQKRTLS, from the coding sequence ATGTCAGCAGGAATCTTCAGGGTCTGCCTAGTGGTGGTCACGGCCATCATCAATCATCCAATCCTGTTTCCTTGGGAGAATGCCACAATCCCAGAAAACGAGGAGGAAATCATCCACAAGATGAAGGCTCACCAGGAGAAGATGCAGCTGGAACAGCTGCGGCTGGAAGAGGAGGTGGCcagactggaggaagagaaagaggccCTGAAGCAAGCTGCTGAGGATGGCCAGCAGCAGAATGAAGGCCGGTTGGCCTGGGACCTATGGAGTACCCTCTGCATGATCATTTTCCTGATGATCGAGCTGTGGAGGCAGGACTACCTGGATGGCATCCCACCTGATTCTCCTGGAGAGGAAGATGACCTTCACAGCCCAAGGATCACTTTCCAAGGCATTAACCTCCCTGATAAGATGACGCTATTCCACTTTTATGAACGATGCATCCGAGGGACTACTGGAGATGCAATCCGGACTCGAGAGTTCGTAGAAGGCTTTGTGGATGATCTGTTGGAGGCCCTGAGGAGTGTGTGCAACCGGGACACTGACATGGAGGTGGaagatttcattggtgtgggtagCATGTATGAGAACTGGAGAGTGGACAAGCCATTGCTGTGTGACCTCTTTGTGCCTTTCACACCCCCGGAGCCTTATCGCTTCCGCCCAGAGGTCTGGTGCACCAGCAAGTCAGTCCCCCTGGACCTCCAAGGTTATGGTCAGATCAAGGTAGGCTGGGTCAATGAGGACTCTGTGAGCTGCATCTGTGGCAAGACCAAGCTGGGGGAGGACTTACTCTGCCTTCTGCACAGTAAGAACAACAAGATGAGGCCCACCAGCGAGATGGAAGACCTGCTGTGTTTCAAGGACTCTCCGTTCTTGGATATGGACCTGGTCATGAAGTGGTTCCAGACGGCCCTCACCAGAGCTTGGCAACGCATCTCCCGCAAGTATGAGTTTGACCTGACTTTTGGCCGCCTGGATACCCCAGGATCCCTGAAAATCAAGTTCCGTTCAGGGAAGTTCATCCTCTTCAACCTCATCCCAGTGGTCCAGTGTGAGGATTCAGATCTATACTTTGTCTCTCACTTCCCCAGGGGCCGTCCTGCAGGGGCCCCGGCCTCCAGTACACACTGGTTCCTTTCCTTTGCTGTCTATGAAAGACACTTTCTTAAGATGATCACTAAGGCACTGCCAGAAAATGCCTGTCACCTTAGCTGCCTCCAGATTGCCTCCTTTCTGTTAACAAAGCAAAACTGTTTTACAGGCGTCAGTGGTCTCAGCAACTACCACCTCAAGACAGCTTTGCTTCACTTGCTGCTGGCCCGGCCAGCTTCTGACTGGAAGTCTGGGCACCTGGAATCCCGACTGAATGACCTGCTCCGCTTCCTGGAGAAGAGCCTTCTAGAAAAGAAGCTCTACCACTTCTTTGTGGGCAACCAGAAGATTCCTGATGCCATGGGCATCCCTGAGGTCTTCAGACGGGCAGAGCCCTTAAACCTCTTCTGTGCCTTTGTCCTTCAGCGAAGCCTCTATCAGAAAACAGTTGATTCCTTCTATGATATGCTGAAGAATGCTTCTACCCTCATCAGTGAGTACTCCTTGCACATCCCTGCTGACCACTCCAACTCACTCCAGAAACGGACCCTCTCTTAG